A window of Rhododendron vialii isolate Sample 1 chromosome 13a, ASM3025357v1 contains these coding sequences:
- the LOC131314219 gene encoding UDP-xylose transporter 3-like yields MSEGQQFQLGTIGALSLSVVSSVSIVICNKALISTLGFTFATTLTSWHLLVTFCSLHVALWMKFFEHKPFDRNAVMGFGILNGTSIGLLNLSLGFNSVGFYQMTKLAIIPCTVLLETIFFRKQFSRNVQLSLSILLLGVGIATVTDLQLNVLGSVLSLLAVITTCIAQIMTNTIQKKFKVSSTQLLYQSCPYQAITLFVTGPFVDGLLTDKNVFSFHYTPLVLGFIVLSCLISVSVNFSTFLVIGKTSPVTYQVLGHLKTCLVLGFGYVLLRDPFSWRNILGILIAVVGMVLYSYCCSLESQQKASEAAAQLMPAKESEFVPLIAEETGASILTPGVASNKDLHA; encoded by the exons ATGAGTGAGGGGCAGCAGTTTCAGCTGGGGACCATCGGGGCGCTGAGTCTGTCCGTGGTTTCATCGGTATCGATTGTCATTTGCAACAAGGCGCTTATTAGCACACTTGGTTTCACTTTTG CTACGACTTTGACAAGCTGGCATCTGCTGGTCACGTTTTGCTCCCTCCATGTGGCTTTATGGATGAAATTTTTTGAGCACAAGCCTTTTGATCGAAATGCTGTGATGGGCTTTGGCATCTTGAATGGGACTTCCATTGGACTTCTGAATCTTAGCTTGGGTTTTAACTCTGTTGGCTTCTACCAG ATGACAAAACTGGCAATTATTCCCTGCACAGTTCTCTTGGAGACTATTTTCTTCAGGAAGCAATTCAG TCGAAATGTCCAGCTCTCACTTTCCATCCTACTTTTGGGTGTTGGGATTGCAACCGTGACTGATCTGCAGCTCAATGTCCTGGGAAGTGTCTTGTCTTTGCTTGCAGTTATCACGACCTGCATAGCTCAGATT ATGACCAATACCATCCAGAAGAAGTTCAAAGTTTCTTCAACCCAACTCTTGTACCAATCTTGCCCCTATCAGGCAATCACTTTATTTGTCACTGGCCCATTTGTAGATGGGCTTTTGACAGATAAGAATGTCTTCTCTTTCCATTATACCCCTTTAGTGCTG GGCTTCATTGTCCTATCCTGTCTCATATCAGTCTCTGTGAACTTCAGTACCTTTCTGGTAATAGGAAAGACATCTCCAGTCACCTATCAGGTCCTGGGACATCTTAAAACATGCCTAGTTTTGGGATTCGGCTATGTTCTTCTCCGTGACCCGTTCAGCTGGCGTAACATTCTTGGAATCCTCATTGCTGTGGTTGGGATGGTACTCTATTCGTATTGCTGTTCGCTTGAGAGCCAGCAAAAGGCCAGTGAAGCAGCAGCACAACTGATGCCG GCAAAGGAAAGCGAATTTGTTCCCCTGATTGCCGAGGAAACTGGAGCTAGCATCTTAACTCCGGGCGTCGCTTCAAACAAGGATCTGCACGCATGA